The Photobacterium sanguinicancri genome includes the window AAGGTTCAGTGGTGGAATTGGATCGTATCGCTGGTGAGTCTTTGGATGTGATGGTAAACGGCACATTGATTGCACACGGTGAAGTGGTCGTGGTGAATGATAAATTTGGTATTCGTCTTACTGATGTCATCAGTCAAACTGAACGTATTAAGAAACTACGTTAATGCTGTGGCGTAAATTGAGTAAAATGGTTGACCTACGAATGACGAAAATACTGCTTTCAGTGCTACTTGCTAGCTTATCTTTACCAGCAATGGCAGCCCCACCAGAAGTGAATCTTGCGACGACATTAGCATCATTGCTGTTAGTCATTATGTTGATTTTAGTGCTAGGTTGGCTACTAAAACGCTTACGTTTGCCTTCGATCCAAGGCGATAACAATATGAAAATTGTTAAGCAGCTAACAGTGGGACAAAAAGAACGTATTTTGTTGCTACAGGTCGGTGATGAGCAGCTATTAGTTGGGGTGACTCAGCATAATATTTCGTTACTGAATAAGTTGGAACAACCACTTCCAGAGCCTGTGGTTACTCGTCCCGAGTTTGCTAGTCAACTGGGCAAAATATTAAAAAACGACGCTAAAACGAAATGATAAAAAATAGCCTAGTGGCTGCATTGTTGGCAGCGTGTACTTTCTTTTTCAGTGTTTCAGCATGGGCATCCGTAGAAAATGGTACGGTAAGTGTCACTGAGCAAGCTATGCAAAGCGAGCAAGGTGCATCGCATATGGTGGCTAAGCGAAATGGCACGGGGATTCCTGCTTTTTCCGTTAGCGTGAACCCTGACGGTACGGAAGATTACTCGGTCACTTTACAAATACTGGGCTTGATGACAGCACTGGGTTTTTTACCCGCTATCATTATTTTGATGACCTCGTTTACCCGTATCGTGGTAGTCATGTCTATCTTGCGTCAAGCCATGGGTTTGCAACAGACGCCATCGAATCAGGTGATTATTGGCATCGCTTTGTTCATGACATTTTATGTTATGTCACCAGTAATCGATAAAATAAATACTCAAGCTGTTCAGCCGTACATCAATGAAGAAATAAATGCAGAACAAGCATTTACTGCTGCACAAGATCCACTGCGTCAGTTTATGTTGAAGCAAACTCGGGTGAAAGATCTCGAGAGCTTCGTCAATATGTCTGGCTCATCGGCGACAGATCCACAAGAAGTGCCGATGACAGTCTTGATCCCTGCGTTCATTACTTCAGAACTAAAAACCGCATTCCAAATTGGTTTCATGTTGTTTTTACCATTTTTGATTATTGACCTTGTTGTTGCTTCCGTCTTGATGGCCATGGGTATGATGATGCTATCACCTATGATTGTCTCTTTGCCGTTTAAACTCATGCTGTTTGTATTGGTCGACGGTTGGAACTTGATCCTGTCAACGCTCGCGGGCAGTTTTGGCACTTAGCCAGTAGAGAGTACGCATGACACCTGAAGCTTTTGTCGAAATATTCCAAGATGCACTCTACATGGTTTTAATCATGGTATGCATGATTGTAATACCGGGCCTATTGGTGGGCTTGGTTGTTGCTGTTTTTCAAGCCGCAACCTCAATCAACGAACAAACCTTGAGCTTCTTGCCTCGTTTGATTGCCACTTTGTTAGCATTAATGCTCTTTGGGCATGCGATGACAACCATGCTCATGGACTATTTTTTCCGCGTGATTGAGCGGATCCCGCAGTTACTCTATTAGTGACTCAAATTATGACAATGGAACACGCGTAAACGATGCACTATCCAGCG containing:
- the fliO gene encoding flagellar biosynthetic protein FliO; its protein translation is MTKILLSVLLASLSLPAMAAPPEVNLATTLASLLLVIMLILVLGWLLKRLRLPSIQGDNNMKIVKQLTVGQKERILLLQVGDEQLLVGVTQHNISLLNKLEQPLPEPVVTRPEFASQLGKILKNDAKTK
- the fliQ gene encoding flagellar biosynthesis protein FliQ, whose translation is MTPEAFVEIFQDALYMVLIMVCMIVIPGLLVGLVVAVFQAATSINEQTLSFLPRLIATLLALMLFGHAMTTMLMDYFFRVIERIPQLLY
- the fliP gene encoding flagellar type III secretion system pore protein FliP (The bacterial flagellar biogenesis protein FliP forms a type III secretion system (T3SS)-type pore required for flagellar assembly.) gives rise to the protein MIKNSLVAALLAACTFFFSVSAWASVENGTVSVTEQAMQSEQGASHMVAKRNGTGIPAFSVSVNPDGTEDYSVTLQILGLMTALGFLPAIIILMTSFTRIVVVMSILRQAMGLQQTPSNQVIIGIALFMTFYVMSPVIDKINTQAVQPYINEEINAEQAFTAAQDPLRQFMLKQTRVKDLESFVNMSGSSATDPQEVPMTVLIPAFITSELKTAFQIGFMLFLPFLIIDLVVASVLMAMGMMMLSPMIVSLPFKLMLFVLVDGWNLILSTLAGSFGT